A segment of the Lycium barbarum isolate Lr01 chromosome 7, ASM1917538v2, whole genome shotgun sequence genome:
TCCAGTTCAGCTATCAATTCTTCATAGTTGTTGAACCTTGCAAGATCCACAGACCTTCCAAGCGCCGTACCCTGTTTATGAACCTGAATTCAAAATAACCCACATTATTGAAGTTTCACAAAGTGTCATAAGCAAAAGTTAACAAGGCCTTTGTCAACCTTGGTGCAACTCCTTGTTGAATTAACAAGGCCTTTGCCCTCTCTATCTCGAGCACCAGGATGAGAGGTTTGGAATTGTTCTTCCTGGTCACTAATTGTGATCCCATTATCTAGTAGCTTTGATCCCTTTGATTGCTCGGACCTTTGATCAGATTCAGTTACAGGTAATTGATGTGGGTGTACACCACAATGCATGTTACTTGCAGAGTCAATCGGAGAATTTTTCCGCAACATGACAGGATCTATGGAGGCAGATTTACTTACTAGGGGAATGCCAAATAGTTTGCAGTTCCCCTCTTGGGGTTTCACGGCTTCGGGCTGTAGTGAAACCATGGGTTTAGGCATCATTTCTCCAGAATGAGCGGACATCTGAATATAAGGCAACATGGACTGGGGCATTAATCGATTTCCCTGCTGATAATCAATTCTATGACCAGGGAGGGTTGGATACTCATTAAAACTATTACATCTAGATGTTACCCGCATATGATAAAGATTATCCGCACCCTTCAATCCTGAATCCATCAGATTAAGTGAGAGACCAGAAGGCGCTAGTGACCATTGTTTTCCCAGTAAGCTGAAATCATTTTCATCCAGTGCTTGTTGCTTCACCAAGCTAGCCGGTGCTGTTTGGCCCCCAGAGGGTAAATGGAACCCGTGAGAGGAACTTGCTTGCACCCCAAAACCTGATAAAAGATCTGTAAAAGATGATTCAGGCCTCCCTAAAGGAAGCCATTTATCTGATAGACATCTCCTTGATGCAGAATGAACGTCAGCCTTCTCGTCATCCAGTGCCAGTGGCCAGACAATTGGCTTCTCAGATGAGTCAGACTCATTAGTTTCTACAAAACTGCCTCTCAAGGTCGATATTTCTTGACCTTGCAAGACCCTTGAAAACCCACTGGCTTGTGAAGGGTCTACAGTTACTCTGGATGAACCTTAAGAAAGTGACAAAAGTACATAACAAACACTCAGCTTGAAACGTAGATATAAACGCAGTGCAGGATATGGAATTCAAATATAAGGGTGAGTTACATACCTTCCCTAGTAAGAACAGAAGAATCAGGAGATGAGGGCAGAACATTTGATCGAGGCCTTTTCTGCCTTGGTATTGGAAGTGGATTTAGTGCAGGAGGGCTAAGAGCTGGCTCTATTTTCCAGGGTGAAACTCGGTCTGGCCTAGGAATAGCAGAAGTTTCATCCCATCGAACCTTAAAGACGCGCCCAAGAATGATATTCAGTGTTATATATGAAAGAAAGATAACCAACCAACAAAAAGTGAAAGTAGATTCTACCTTCAGGCATTTCCATTTGGACTCAGGCCACCTTTTGGGGTCACCATATTCAATGCCAACTATAGTGCCAGTAAACCTATAAGATTTTGGAGTAAACTACAAAATCAGTGGTTCTGAGAAGAGTAATTTGTTTACCATAAACCATCACCGAAATAGTATGAACTTGGTTTCAAAGTGTATAACACAAGTATGCTCAACTAATGTCAAAGTTGAAACCACCTAGGATCACATTTAATACTAAAGAAGGAAAATTCTCTAGTGATGCTAACGTACCTCTGTTCTGGAGCTTCTTCACCTTCAAACCTCATTTTAAACCTCATCCCAATGGAGTAATTGTTTTTCAAAGACTCCATATACTGGTCATATGGAACTATAAACTCAGCATGGCTCGTCCTACAATACATAATACTAAAGTGGTGAGGAAGGAAATCCCAGAGCGATAAATCCTTTCATCATATAGATCTCAATTTACGGAACAAGCTTAAACTATTTTTTCCCTGGTTCTTCGGATCACTTACCTTGGTTTGTAATATACTGTGAACAGTGTTTTCGTCTGAATGGCATGCCAAGCTGTAGCAAGGACACCGAGATGCATGCTATGACTGGATATCACTGATGAAGGAGCATTAACCTGCTCTCTCATGGCACGTCTGACTCCAACACGAAGCTCCCCGTTCTCACCTCTAACAATACAGTGTCCAACATTTCAGAATTTAATGAACGCAAGAGAATGGAAAAAGAGACGGTATGTCGATGCTAACCTAAGAAATATGAATGCATCCCCTGCAACAAGCCTTTTCGAACTTACAAAGACACTCCAACCACTTTGAAGAAGGTGCCTCCTAGGCTGGCCTGATATTTGAATGATAGTGTGAAAATAAAACTCAGGAAATATAACAACAACCATCTAATGTGTTGAAATAGCATGCCTTACATCAAGCAAGCAATAGTGCTCACAACACTCTCGAAACAAATTCTCCATGCAACAAAAAAAGAGTTAAAAAAAGGGGCTGAAACAATCAAAAGAACACCCTTAATCACACAagcaaaaatatttttaattagtCTCTGAATCACTAGCAAATTTTTCTTTACCTATCCTTCCTCCAGCAAGAAATCCAAGAGTTTGTTCCTCAGACTGATTCAATCTCATAGCTGAGAGATCATAACATAGTTTTGTTTCCTTGAGTTACTTAAATAAACCATTAAACAATATGACATGCAATTGGATTATTACTAAAACACAAACGAATCCCCTCTGCATCCCTCCAAATTTATGCCAAACTATCAGCTTAAAATTTTTCAGGGTTTCTGAAGTCACGATTTATTGCCATTCACCCACAATATTCCAACACTGCCATTGGCATGATATATGAACAAACTTTAATAAAGATATGAACATACAAATTATATTAGGCTATgatctattaaaaaaaaaaaaagcaacattGTGATGGTGCATCTTGACGTCTGCAAAGATTGACCCAAAAGGAACTGAAGGTGGTACATGTCACAAAATTTAAAGGCACGAGGTCATTAAGAATGCATTAAGCATCGTACCGCGAAATATGTGTCTGAAGCGCCATTCATTTGCATGCAAATCTTTGGCCACCAACTCCTGTGTTGGAGGCTGCCGAgacatatcctattacaaaaaaTTAACCACCATTACTCACTTACATTATCCAAATACAGACACCATAACTGCTTTGAGAAACAATTCTTCTGACCAGAGGGGGAAGACATTCATCAGCATGCCGTCTCAAGACAGAAAATCCTCCGTGAGTGCTGGTATCAGAGGCTGTTAATGTCTTACAAAAAGAGTGCACATGGAATCGTGGTGGCGGAGGGGGCGTCGGTTCCTTCGTTACCACATTCTCGTCTTGCTACAAGGATCGTTCCATCAAATTTAGATGTCCAACTCGAAGATCGGAATATTTAAAGTCTCAAAGCGACATATGAAACttcacaaaagaaaaaaaaataacaagtAATTCTTGGTTGGCACATTGTAAACTTACATTTTGTTCTGGCATCAAAGTCACTTGTGCGAACACCTCATCAGTATCTGGTTCAGCCTGTGAACACATAAGAGCCAAAACATAAACACCAACATTGCAGAATCCTTGATAGGTTAGCATTCATCATGAAAAACTAAAGGAAAGCTTTTTGTACTCAATAAAAAAGTTACCTTCAACAGGACGTTAATTACACGGCAGAGGATCTTAGAAGGAAGATTATATACTGGAATCTGCTGGTCTGAAGCTTGATTGGTTGATGCTTCAACCTACCATCCAAACACATCAAATCACTCCAACCTCAAAGAATTATTTACAACTACAACTAAAGCTCCTAATTTGACTTGGAGAACCCCTAATTTTCGTAAAGATACAAAAAGCCCATAATTGGTATGTTTGTGTTGTATGTACTGTGTGACCGATCACCATCTAAAAACTTCAGTGGATAAAGAGGAGACATATTTATTTAGGAAAAAAGAATGCATAGGCAGGAGACACATTTGTTGATTTATATCTTTAATACACCCCCCTTACATCTGGGCCAAATACTTTTCTCTTAAGTCAAGCATGTGGAAGTCTTTTATGATTATAGGTGGTGGATCGCCGTCTCCTCTGATACTAGGTTAAGTTGTTTGACCACCTCATCTAAACAGGTATGAATGATGAATGGAGCAAAACGGATATGGAAGATTCATACAGCTAACCCCCAGAACTAGTCTGGATAAAACCTAGTTGATTCATAGGTACATTTATGGTTTAGGAAATTAAGCTCGTAATCAGTTTTTTATTTTGATATCCATGGTGTCCCGGCCAGCTTGCGCACACTTCGACTAATTCCACGGAatacctgccacctcccaccaaaaacaggtaccaggtaactctgtcTACCAAGGCTGAAACTAAGCTTCGTAATCAGTTTAGAAAGGACCTATAGACGCAAACCTGCTCAATATGACCTTGTGGGAAATAGAAAACCAGCCCGCCCTCGCGTGGCACTGTCACAAGCGGACCTGCACATGCACGCCATAGCTCCGTGTACAACGCTTTCTCAGCATCAACTTTAAACACAAAACAAGgagaaaatatataaaagaataagaAACCTCAAATAAAAGTACAAAAAAGGAACAAATTACACAAATTTTCACTAGCATGCAGAAGTGCAACCAAAAAGCTGCATACGGTATACACCTTTAATtagagttaatggtcaaaaacacacttgAATTATCACTTTTTTGCGATTTTCATACCCGACTATTAGTTcttcccttttcctacctgaactatcaccatctatataTTAAGTAGGCGTTTATAGCAATCAAAcacttttcactttatttggaatttttgaagttggagttgaggaTGAAGTTgagtttggttataatttttgcaaaaaaatatttggttgtttgaatgtactgaaaatgaaaaaaaaatgaaaagaaaacagGGTTTTAGGTGTTTTCAAGTTGTATTTGCAATTTTCACAGAGAAAcactgatttttcaaaaaaagtgaagaaaaaaaaCTCCGTGAAAAAGTGAGTAATTCCCTGGccaaacactgattttcaaataaagtgaaaaaatatccagaaaaaagtgaataattcttatggccaaacgaataaagtgaaaaaattatccggaaaaaagtgaataattccctggccaaatgctgattttcaaataaagtgaaaaattatcccggaaaaagtgaataattcccatggccaaacactgattttcaaataaaaatcCCGGAAAAAGGTGAATAATTCCCATGGCCAAACGAGTATTACAACACATGATTCAGGTACGAAAAGGGATCAACGGATAATTGAAGTGGGAAACTCGCGAAAAAAGTGATAGTTGAGCTGTGTTTTTGACGATTAACTCTTTCAATTAcataaaaatcaactaaaattttaggtgtttttcaaattccaaatacaacttcaatcttcatggccaaacgctaattTTCAGataaaatgaaaaacaaattcCAGAAAAAAGTTGATAATTcccatggccaaacgggtcttAAAACACACAAGGATGATAAGTGTGAAACTTGCGGAAAAACCATagtttgaggtgtgtttttgacgATTAACTCTTTTAATTACAGAAAAAAATCAACTGAAATTACCTTTtcatacctgaactatcaccattcATGTATTAAAACACCACACGACGGTGATAGTTCATTCGAGTAGAAAAAGAGAACAACTGATAATTGAGGTGTAAAAAACTCGCGACAATTGAGGTGTGTTGGTGACCATTAACTCTTTTAATTACAGAAAACCCACTAAAATTACCTTTTCGTACCTGAACtatacatagatggtgatagtaTAGTTCTGGTAGAAAAAGGGAACAATATAATTGAAGTGTAAAACTCAGCGCAAAAACATAGTTaatgtgtgtttttgaccattaaaatCCTttaattacattaaaaaaaaaaatctaactaAAATTACCGTTTCCGGCAGCGGTAGGATTCCGGCCACTTTCAGAAGTAGCCATTTCGTTACACATAAGTCTCTATCTAACACAGATCTCTCATTCTCCAAACAAAAACACTAATCTAAAATTGGCTTCAACTTTCTCTCTCTATAAcaactttttctctctctctctctataacaGCAATTGTTTTTATATATGGAGAGTGTGTGTGAGGGAGACACAGAAAAGAGAGCTGCTGCTTATTCATCAACTGATGAAGAGAAGGCTTTAACCATGGTTAGATTTTAACTAGTGTTTTGAAACCGGCTGTAGCCTGTGGGGGTTGTGTTTATTAACTGGGTATAGACGGTTGGGGAGAGAGTGGATGGGGGACAATTAATAAACGGAAAATTTAGCTCAATTATCCGATTTAGCTTAGTTTTTCCcttaaacacctcttatacactaCATTCTTTATATCTCAATTTAAATAGCAcactttctttttagtctgtcttgAAAAAATATCGTTAATCTCTATATAATTAGAAACATTTTAACTTTATGACAGCATTTACAACCATAAAAATATCTAAGATCTAATtttttatcacaaatttcaaaaatattttttttttcttaaacttagtGTCTAGTCAAATGGTGTCATataattgggacagagggagtatcatACGTGTTTAGGGAGTATCATACGTGTTTATACTTTATACAAGGTGAACACATTACTTACTGTAAGTATAAAGTTGTATGATGTTTTATAATCTCCATACAATGTATAatattgtgtgtgtgtataatcaCCGTTGCGAAAACAAATTGATTTATGCTAATGTAAACTAAAAATATGATTATGTAGGTGTAccccctccgtctcaaattatttgtcaagTTCAAGGGCAATTAATTACTTTTTTCTCATATTATCCTTACTAAAATTTTATCATTAATGAAGATGATACATAAATAGAGTAACATTTAATGGAGagaaattataatttagatacaagtAAGGGAAAAATTAGTCAAATATCTTTCATAATTAAATTTCTTAAGGAatgtgtaaaaaaataaaaaaagcgaTAAAATAATTTGAAATGAGAGAGTATATACTATATTATGTTGGAACCGGCTGTAGTCTGTGGAGTTTCTGTTTGTTTAACCGGGTATAAGACAGCGGATGGTTTTTAACGGCGTTAGGAGTTTTGCCGTCTGGTGTTGTCGAATTCTTATTGGTTTAGCAAATAACGACGTATGTCCATGACGTTAGTGGAAAAGCTGTTCTGTTTTTATGGGAAGTGGCCCTGTCCTACTATTAACGGACAGAGTAGGATGGTGGATTTTTCCCCTTTTCCCAAAAATAGGATAACCACTTTTGTTACGACACTAATTATGGAAAATATACATACTTACAAGTTTTAAGACTAAATTTTAAGTTTTTGGATCTAAATATTAATAGAGTCAAACCTCTCTTGTCCGAATTTTTTTTACTGAAATACCGAATGAATGTTATTCACCGATAACAGCATgaacatttaaataatatttaattattatagataaaaaaaatatataaaatttaaatttttatttttaaatatcaaAGCCTAAACTTAATCACAcgatgtataatatatatatatatatatatatatatacatggtgtaTTAAAGTATGAAAATATTTGGACAAGCTCTAGACCTATTATTAGTAATCTTAGAgatattatttttataaaaacGATTAATCATTATATTATCAAAAAAAGAAGATGACTTTTATagaggggtaattttacaaagaacgTATTGTTATAAAAATAATCATTGTTGTAGATGAAAAGTTGTTGTAGAaaggtaaaatataacataattaACCGGTTTCGAAAAAACTtaattgttatagagaggtattGTTATATGAAGATGTCATTATATAGTGGTCTGACTGTATTCTCTTCACTTCTAATCTAAATCAACAACTAATAATAAGTTGGATCAttacatatatttttaaaatgtgAAAAAAAATGACTCTCAATTAGTATGAATCAATTAATTCATTTtacccctttctttcttttcatgggttaggcaagttatattaatttatcataaaaaataaaaatattactcGATCATCATTAATTGATAAAAGTTTAAGGACAAAAATATGTGATGCACTTATTAGTTTGATGTAAATTTCGAGTGCATATAAGAATTCTTTTTCCCTTAAATTTTCCTCTTGTATCAATTTTTCTGGATAAGCTTATTCTTAATTTTTGTAGATGTATTTGTTTAAAGAATTGAGTAATCTCCATATCTGTTGAAAATCTGGACGCTAAGGTCCGTGTATTTAATTATTAGGAGTGTTTTTTTCCTTTACTTGTTTCGTTATAAAGTTTAGAATAAAACAATAATCTTTCTTGCCATTTAAAACAGTTTTAAGCTGCTTTCCAAAGATATAATAGGGGAACAAAATCTTTCCAAACACAGCTGTTATTCAAACTGTTTTTGTTTCTTAACAccctttttataaaaaaaaaaaaattatattccaAAAATACTCCCATTAAGCTTCACCTTAGAGGAAAGTATTTGAGCCTTGACCTTCActattttcataattttctttGTTTATTCAAGGATTTAAATTCATTGTCTTTACCATCACTACACGATCAATGTACCTAATGAGCATCTATTATAGCCGGTTTTCTTACCCATTAATTTCATCAATCAATTTTCTTTTTCCGCCCGGTGTCCAATGTCCGCATTGGATCCCGACTATATTGGGATTCGTGCCATGTAGGGTTCATTTTTTAGGAAAGCGCTCCCAGAAGCGGATCCAGAATTTAATTTTTAGGCGTTCAATATTAAGATTTTTAGTTTTAaaaccattatatttttaaaattatgggttcatatccactatttattacaattttaattatttttacacataaatttatactccaCATCGAAAGTTAGGGTTTCAACTGAATCCCCAATTATTATGCTACATACACCCCTGAGCGCTCCCTACCCAGAATTATTCCATATCCAAGGTTCGAGCCGAAGACTTTTGATTAAGGGAGCAGCCTCATCCACCGCACCAAATCCTTTGATGGTTCCTCAATCAATATTTATTAACATACTACTTGTAATTATATTTAGGTGACCTGATTATATAATATTTTTTAGACTGTTTTTGCACAAAATTTAAActtctttattattttattttttttgctctttccTTTAGTCCTTTTTAATTTGGCCATCTAATTATAGTCCTACTACTAATACTTTTCCATTGTACAGTGAAAAGATAATAACTTTGCTATGCTGCCTTATTTACCCAAACAACGCACGGTTGGCAATAGGTTGGTGCTAGAGCTTATCCTATTTTGGAAATGAATAATGCACGTATCTTCACTTTTCTTGTTCATGATTTTGTGCATTTGTTGGTGAAAATAACGTAAGTTTGGATGATTTTGTT
Coding sequences within it:
- the LOC132603601 gene encoding auxin response factor 2B codes for the protein MCNEMATSESGRNPTAAGNVDAEKALYTELWRACAGPLVTVPREGGLVFYFPQGHIEQVEASTNQASDQQIPVYNLPSKILCRVINVLLKAEPDTDEVFAQVTLMPEQNQDENVVTKEPTPPPPPRFHVHSFCKTLTASDTSTHGGFSVLRRHADECLPPLDMSRQPPTQELVAKDLHANEWRFRHIFRGQPRRHLLQSGWSVFVSSKRLVAGDAFIFLRGENGELRVGVRRAMREQVNAPSSVISSHSMHLGVLATAWHAIQTKTLFTVYYKPRTSHAEFIVPYDQYMESLKNNYSIGMRFKMRFEGEEAPEQRFTGTIVGIEYGDPKRWPESKWKCLKVRWDETSAIPRPDRVSPWKIEPALSPPALNPLPIPRQKRPRSNVLPSSPDSSVLTREGSSRVTVDPSQASGFSRVLQGQEISTLRGSFVETNESDSSEKPIVWPLALDDEKADVHSASRRCLSDKWLPLGRPESSFTDLLSGFGVQASSSHGFHLPSGGQTAPASLVKQQALDENDFSLLGKQWSLAPSGLSLNLMDSGLKGADNLYHMRVTSRCNSFNEYPTLPGHRIDYQQGNRLMPQSMLPYIQMSAHSGEMMPKPMVSLQPEAVKPQEGNCKLFGIPLVSKSASIDPVMLRKNSPIDSASNMHCGVHPHQLPVTESDQRSEQSKGSKLLDNGITISDQEEQFQTSHPGARDREGKGLVNSTRSCTKVHKQGTALGRSVDLARFNNYEELIAELDHLFDFNGELKARNKNWLVVYTDDEGDMMLVGDDPWQEFCGMVHKIFIYTKDEVQRMNPGTLNSKGEDDSSFAEGSDAKEVKSLQLPSDSSPEDS